TAACGTCTTTTTCATACTCTTGTCCTCCTAAGGCTAAGGTTTGATTACTTCCGCCCCACCCATATACGGACGGAGAACTTCTGGAATGGTGACAGAACCGTCTTCATTTTGGTAGTTTTCAAGGATGGCAGCCACGGTACGACCAACTGCTAAACCAGACCCATTGAGGGTGTGGAGCAATTTAACCTTGCCGTCAGCAGCGTCGCGGTAGCGGATTTGGGCACGGCGAGCTTGGAAATCTTCTGTGTTGGAACAGCTTGAGATTTCACGGTAGGTATTTTGGGCTGGAATCCAGACTTCCAAGTCGTAGGTCTTAGCAGCTGAGAAGCCCATATCGCCTGTGCAGAGGGCTAAAACGCGGTATGGCAAGCCTAATTTTTGAAGGATATTTTCTGCATTTGCGGTCATTTTTTCCAATTCATCATAAGATTGCTCCGGTGTGGCAAATTTGACCATTTCAACCTTGTGGAATTGGTGAAGGCGGATAAGACCACGGGTGTCACGACCAGCAGAACCAGCTTCAGAACGGAAAGAAGGGCTCATAGCAGTGAAGTAAATAGGTAGATCTTTTTCTTCCAAAATCTCGTTGCGGTAGTAGTTGGTCAATGGCACTTCAGCAGTTGGGATGAGGACGAAGTTAGTGTCTGCCAACTCAAAGGTATCTTCCTTGAACTTAGGATATTGACCAGTACCGAACATAGAGTCATGGTTGACCATGTAAGGCGTGATGATTTCTTGGTAGCCTTCTGCGATATGCTCGTCCAACATGAAGTTGTAGAGGGCACGCTCCAAGCGGGCACCCAAGTTTTTGTAGAAGAGGAAGCGTGCGCCAGTTACTTTTGCACCACGTTCCCAGTCCAGAATATCGAGGTCTTCGCCCAAATCCCAGTGAGCTTTTGGCTCGAAAGTGAATTCACGCGGTGTCCCCCAACGGCGAACTTCCACGTTTTCTTCTTCATCTGCACCAACAGGGACAGAATCGTGCGGCGTATTTGGAAGAACTGCAAGGATGGCATTTAGTTTTTCATCAATTTCCAAGAGTTGAGCATCCAAGTTTTTTACATCAGAAGACAATTTTTGCATAGCCGCAATCTTGTCATCAGCATTTTCCTTGTTGCGTTTTGCTTGGGCAATCTCCGCAGAAACGGTGTTGCGCTCTGCTTTCAATTCCTCTACAGTAACCAAGATTTCACGGCGTTTTGCATCCAATTCCTTGATGTTTGCCAAGGTTTCAGCAGCCACACCACGAGTAGCTAATTTGGTAGCCACTCCGTCAAAATCTGTACGAATACGTTTGATATCTAACATAGATGTCTCCTTTAGAATAAAAAAACACAGAATGAGAGATGCTGGAGCGATATTTACCGCGGTCCCATCCAGCTTCACATTCTGTGCACTTTAAGTATGTCATTTTTAGCCAACGGTAGAATTTCCAAACCTTAACCTATCTGCTCGCAGCGACCGCAGACTTTCTGAAAAGCTCCAGCATGTACTTATCCGTTTGGTTTATTATACTTGATTTTTTATTTTTTGGCAAATAAATTTGAAAATTTTTGACCAATTGTCTGTAGAAGAGTTGGTAATTTCACAACTTTTTCGTTGCCAATATGGTCACGAGCAATTTTCAAAATTTTTCCAGAGTCCTTAGAGGCAAAGAGAAATTTGCCACTATCTGTAAAGATTTCAAAGTGGCGGCTGATTTTCTTGCCGGATACGTTAGCTCCAATGGTTTCAATGTTTTTCCAAGGAATTTGAATATAATCTTCAACGTTTCTATCGGAATAAAATTCAATCGCCTGATCACCGAGGAGAAATTTTCCCACTGTTCCACCGGCAATGTTCAAATAGGAAACGCCTGTTGTCGAAAATTCGACTGATTTGTTTAAGGATTGTGCCATAGCTACCTCGCTTTCCTACCTATTATATCAAAAACCCCGCGATTGCGGGGTTACATTTCATTACATGATACCAGCCAAACGAGCTAGGATACCAACAGCGAAGAGTGCCACGATGATGGTGATTGGAGAAACTTTTTTCTTGAGCAACCACATGCAGAGGAAGGTCAAGAGCAAGCCAGCCAAGCCAGGTATGAGTGAGTTCAACTGAGCTTGAAGGGTGTTGGTTTTTTCAGCAGTTAAGCTCAGTCCACCTAAGGCTTGTCCCAAGATGCCTTGCAATTCAGGGCCTGCTACATTGCCTTCAGGGAATACAATGTAAGCACCTTCTGACAATTTTGTCGATGGCAAGTCGATGGTGAAGTTGATGGATACCCAACGTTGAACCAAGACAGCCAAGATGAACATACCAAGGATAGAAGCACCTTTTGTGATGTCTTGAAGGATACCGCCTGATAAGTCTTTAGTAATTTCTTTACCAGATTTGTAACCAAATTCTTGTGTGTACCAGAGGAAGCTCATACGGATAGCATTCCACAATACGAAGAAGAGGAATGGGCCCGTTATGTTACCGGATTGGGCAAGTGATGCACCAAGGGCACCAAGGATAGGACGCACTGTAAACCAGAAAACGGGGTCACCGATACCGGCAAGAGGTCCCATCATACCGATTTTCACACCTTGGATAGCAGTGTTGTCGATTTCAGTACCGTTTGCTTTTTCTTCTTCAAGGGCAAGGGTTACACCGATGATTGGAGCAGCAACGTATGGGTGTGTGTTGAAGAATTCCATGTGGCGCTCAAGAGCAGCGGCACGGTCTTCTTTTGTTGTGTAGAGTTTTTTCAATGCTGGGATAAGTGAGTATGCCCAACCCATGTTTTGCATCCGTTCGTAGTTCCAAGAACCTTGAAGGAAGGTTGAACGCCACCAAACTTTTTGACGGTCAGATTTTGTTAATTTTAATTGTTCAGTCATTTGTCCTACCCCTCTCTAATAGTCTTCTAAAATATCACCGATTGGGTCACCTGATGCAGCCACAGCGCCACCATTTCCACCTTTTTTAGAAAGGTTGAGGTAGATAAAGGCGATAGCTACACCAATAACCCCCATGGCAATAAGTGTTAGTTCAGAAATAGCAGCCAGAGCAAAACCGAGGGCAAAGAATGGCCATACTTCACGAGTTGCCATCATGTTGATAACCATTGCGTAACCTACAGCAACGACCATCGCACCACCGACTTGCATACCACCGCTGAGCCATTCAGGCATTTTTTCAAGTATACTTTGAACAGCTTCAGATGGGATAGCAAGAAGGAGACCAGCAGGAATAGCAATACGCAAACCTTGCATGGCAAGGGCAATCAAGTGGTAACGTTCTATTGCAGCGAAATCACCTTCTTTAGCTGCTTTGTCACCAGCGTGAACAAGGGCAGTTGACAAGGTGCGTACAATCATTGTCAAGAAGAGACCAGCCACCGCAAGTGGAATAGCTGATGAGTAAGCGAAGGTGATCCCTTTCATCGTGAAATCGCCACCTTTAACCATGATGATGGCAGCCGCAACAGAGGCCAAGGCTGCGTCTGGAGCTACGGCAGCACCGATGTTTGCCCAACCAAGAGCCAACATTTGAAGAGTACCACCAAGGATAATACCTGCTTCAAGATGGCCAGTTACAAGACCGATGAGGGTACAAGCCATCAGTGGTTGGTGGAATTGGAATTGGTCAAGGATACCTTCAAGACCAGCAAGGAAGGCAACGAAAACGACCAAAATCATAGAAATCAATGAAATATCCATAATTAATCATAATCCTTTCATGTTAGATCCCTGTTACCCTGTGGGGACAGAGACAGTTCGTATCAATTGATGCTTATTTGACGTTGGCTTTCTTAATCAACTCAAACAAGTCTTTCTTAGAATCATTTGGAACTTTACGTACGTCGAATGCAACACCCAAGTCACGCAAACGTTCGAATGTTGCAACATCGTCCTTGTCCATTGACAATACGTTATTGACCATGGTTTTCCCAGTTGAGTGAGCCATAGAACCGACGTTGAGTTCCTTGATTTCCACACCACCTTCGATAGCTTCAAGAGCTTCTTGTGGTGTTTCAAAGAGAATCAAGGCATGTGTGTTACCGAAGCGAGGATCTTTTGCAGCCTCAATCAATTTCTTGATTGGCACAACGTTGGCCTTGACATTACCTGGTGCAGCTTGCTTGATCAATTGTTTGCGAAGGTCATCTTGTGCAACAGTGTCAGACGCAACGATAATACGGTCTGCTTTGGAAGCAGGTGTCCATGCAGTAGCAACTTGTCCATGCAAGAGACGGGTATCGATACGGGCCAGGTTGATTTTCAACTTGCCGTCACCGATAACTGTACCTGGTGGGATAGCACCTTGAGGAGCAGCAGGAGCGGGAGCGGTAAGAGGTGCAACTTCAGCAGGTTGCAATTCCTCAGGAAGGACTTTCACGCCATCCTTGGCTTCCTTGATGATATTTGCGGCAACTTCTTCAACACCTGCACCAGCGTTAATCAAACGCTCTGTGTAGGCTTGAATCAGCATTGGCAAATTGAGACCGGTGATGATGGCTACTTTGCGCTCTGGATGTTCCCCAGCTAAGCGGCTCGCTTGGTTAAAAGGCGAACCACTCCAAAGGTCAGCCAGCACCAAGACTTCATCATCTGCGTCAAACGCGTCAAGGGCGTTATTGAGCTTGGCATAGAGATCATCTGGACCTTCACTTGGCATAAAAGTAACAACTTGTACTTTTTCTTGTTCGCCAAAGATCATGGAGCCAGACTGATGAATGCCAGCGGCAAATTCGCCATGACTTGCAATAATGATTCCAATACTCATTATTGTACCCCCTAAAATTTTTCTTGTTCTATGGTAGCGATTGGAAAGGGCTTTCATAGAACCAACTTACTTATTATAAATTGCTTTCATTGCTTTGTCAAGCAATCTTGTGATAATTTTTGCAATCTTTCTGAAAAGTTACACGTTATTTCTTGTATATTATAATGATATAAAATTGATAAAACTTGCTTCATACAAGGAATAAAAGAAAAAGGATTAGAAATATAGACTTTTCAAACCTTTTTATCCTTATAAAAATAATTTTTCCAATTCTCTGGCAACCCCATCTTCAAAATTAGCGAATTCGGTCAATCGATCGGCATAGGGGCGTAGTGTGTCGCTGGCATTTTTCATGGCGTAGGCCGTTCCGGCCAACTCCAGCATCTCTATGTCATTGTGTTCATCACCAAAGGCAACCAAATCTTTTGGACTGGCCTGCATCTGGTCGAGCAGATAGGTTAGGGCAGTGGCCTTGTTTACTCCCTTGGCACAGGTTTCTAGGATATTGAGCGGACCGCCCCAGGTATTGATTTCTAGTTCG
The sequence above is a segment of the Streptococcus suis genome. Coding sequences within it:
- the serS gene encoding serine--tRNA ligase, giving the protein MLDIKRIRTDFDGVATKLATRGVAAETLANIKELDAKRREILVTVEELKAERNTVSAEIAQAKRNKENADDKIAAMQKLSSDVKNLDAQLLEIDEKLNAILAVLPNTPHDSVPVGADEEENVEVRRWGTPREFTFEPKAHWDLGEDLDILDWERGAKVTGARFLFYKNLGARLERALYNFMLDEHIAEGYQEIITPYMVNHDSMFGTGQYPKFKEDTFELADTNFVLIPTAEVPLTNYYRNEILEEKDLPIYFTAMSPSFRSEAGSAGRDTRGLIRLHQFHKVEMVKFATPEQSYDELEKMTANAENILQKLGLPYRVLALCTGDMGFSAAKTYDLEVWIPAQNTYREISSCSNTEDFQARRAQIRYRDAADGKVKLLHTLNGSGLAVGRTVAAILENYQNEDGSVTIPEVLRPYMGGAEVIKP
- a CDS encoding DUF956 family protein — its product is MAQSLNKSVEFSTTGVSYLNIAGGTVGKFLLGDQAIEFYSDRNVEDYIQIPWKNIETIGANVSGKKISRHFEIFTDSGKFLFASKDSGKILKIARDHIGNEKVVKLPTLLQTIGQKFSNLFAKK
- a CDS encoding PTS system mannose/fructose/sorbose family transporter subunit IID, which translates into the protein MTEQLKLTKSDRQKVWWRSTFLQGSWNYERMQNMGWAYSLIPALKKLYTTKEDRAAALERHMEFFNTHPYVAAPIIGVTLALEEEKANGTEIDNTAIQGVKIGMMGPLAGIGDPVFWFTVRPILGALGASLAQSGNITGPFLFFVLWNAIRMSFLWYTQEFGYKSGKEITKDLSGGILQDITKGASILGMFILAVLVQRWVSINFTIDLPSTKLSEGAYIVFPEGNVAGPELQGILGQALGGLSLTAEKTNTLQAQLNSLIPGLAGLLLTFLCMWLLKKKVSPITIIVALFAVGILARLAGIM
- a CDS encoding PTS mannose/fructose/sorbose transporter subunit IIC, with product MMDISLISMILVVFVAFLAGLEGILDQFQFHQPLMACTLIGLVTGHLEAGIILGGTLQMLALGWANIGAAVAPDAALASVAAAIIMVKGGDFTMKGITFAYSSAIPLAVAGLFLTMIVRTLSTALVHAGDKAAKEGDFAAIERYHLIALAMQGLRIAIPAGLLLAIPSEAVQSILEKMPEWLSGGMQVGGAMVVAVGYAMVINMMATREVWPFFALGFALAAISELTLIAMGVIGVAIAFIYLNLSKKGGNGGAVAASGDPIGDILEDY
- a CDS encoding mannose/fructose/sorbose PTS transporter subunit IIA codes for the protein MSIGIIIASHGEFAAGIHQSGSMIFGEQEKVQVVTFMPSEGPDDLYAKLNNALDAFDADDEVLVLADLWSGSPFNQASRLAGEHPERKVAIITGLNLPMLIQAYTERLINAGAGVEEVAANIIKEAKDGVKVLPEELQPAEVAPLTAPAPAAPQGAIPPGTVIGDGKLKINLARIDTRLLHGQVATAWTPASKADRIIVASDTVAQDDLRKQLIKQAAPGNVKANVVPIKKLIEAAKDPRFGNTHALILFETPQEALEAIEGGVEIKELNVGSMAHSTGKTMVNNVLSMDKDDVATFERLRDLGVAFDVRKVPNDSKKDLFELIKKANVK